Proteins co-encoded in one Aethina tumida isolate Nest 87 chromosome 7, icAetTumi1.1, whole genome shotgun sequence genomic window:
- the LOC109608888 gene encoding potassium/sodium hyperpolarization-activated cyclic nucleotide-gated channel 2-like has translation MNRHVCIVNSEVKPTKKQRLRGIFLVSHKHPRSWALYESFENIEHAQLEHKAKYKCIIHPLSTFRIYYEIYLIFIYLGFIYTLFYQLALFNSHHQIAHSIFRALNIVDFIVIFFTGYINEKTYKVVLQPKYIAFRYLRTYFLVDILPIFPFATISVHYDLFRYTYWRHLYCVLICSKVFRMISIYEYSQNMKQYLRLEKNLWIDVFRFFICILTVVYMITSVDCRVTNFKVDRNLYSWISSYNLTEIANIEHFLLCYIRTSGLMLSIVPPYPISVPYEKIMSIICVVLGQMLHLFLAVIFLSCWFTNINTKLDFYVTINQMEAYIEQKRFPPDLKKKLLDYYNYKFKRRYFKENKIKNLLNNNLRNEIETFICRQFVHSVPLLMKLDTSDVNNLMKKMHLDIYMPMDKICQYGERATHIYFISRGTIATYTPSHVEAYHLSAGEIFGESALLINNYMRLVTAIAIEISEVYSLNYADFQFTDNKNIMDDLKKMDEERRGIRDAKETEYQLNILKQKLH, from the coding sequence ATGAATCGTCACGTTTGCATCGTCAACTCTGAAGTCAAACCAACAAAGAAACAACGACTGCGAGGCATATTTCTAGTATCGCACAAGCACCCGAGAAGTTGGGCCCTGTACGagagttttgaaaatattgaacatgCACAATTGGAACACAAAGCTAAGTACAAATGTATCATTCATCCTTTGAGCACTTTTCGAATCTACTATGAGATTTATTTGATCTTCATTTACCTCGGGTTTATCTACACACTTTTTTATCAACTTGCTTTGTTTAATTCGCATCATCAAATTGCTCATTCTATATTCAGAGCGCTTAATATTGTGGATTTCATTGTGATTTTCTTCACTGGTTATATAAATGAGAAAACTTATAAGGTAGTGTTGCAACCCAAATACATTGCTTTCCGTTATTTGCGGACATATTTTTTGGTTGACATTTTGCCCATTTTTCCATTTGCCACCATATCAGTtcattatgatttattcagaTATACATATTGGCGTCATCTATATTGTGTCTTGATATGTTCAAAAGTATTTCGCATGATATCCATTTACGAGTATTCgcaaaatatgaaacaatactTAAGATTAGAAAAAAACTTATGGATAGAcgtatttagattcttcatatgTATCCTTACTGTAGTGTACATGATAACCAGTGTTGATTGCAGggtaactaattttaaagttgatcGGAATTTATATAGTTGGATTTCTTCTTACAATCTAACGGAAATTGCAAACATCGAGCACTTCTTGTTATGCTACATTAGAACATCAGGTTTAATGTTGTCTATAGTACCCCCTTACCCTATAAGTGTTCCTTACgaaaaaattatgtcaataATTTGTGTGGTTCTGGGGCAAATGTTACACTTATTCCTCGCAGTAATATTCTTATCTTGCTGGTTCACAAACATCAATACCAAACTTGACTTCTACGTAACTATTAATCAAATGGAGGCCTACATAGAGCAGAAGAGATTTCCACCCGACCTTAAGAAAAAACTATTGGATTActacaattacaaatttaagcGTAGATATTTTAAggagaacaaaattaaaaatctgctAAATAACAATCTCAGGAACGAGATTGAAACCTTCATATGTCGGCAGTTTGTCCATAGTGTCCCACTGTTAATGAAATTGGATACCTCCgatgtgaataatttaatgaaaaagatGCATTTAGATATCTACATGCCAATGGATAAGATCTGCCAATACGGAGAAAGAGCCACTCACATCTACTTCATTTCACGTGGTACCATCGCCACGTACACACCTTCACACGTGGAGGCGTACCATTTGTCTGCCGGCGAAATATTTGGCGAGAGTGCCCTTttgataaacaattatatgcgGCTGGTGACTGCCATCGCTATAGAAATTAGTGAAGTGTATTCGTTAAATTATGCAGACTTTCAGTTCACcgataacaaaaatatcatgGATGATTTGAAGAAAATGGACGAGGAACGTCGGGGAATTCGGGATGCCAAAGAGACTGAGTACCAACTCAACATCCTGAAGCAAAAGTTACACTAA
- the LOC109608948 gene encoding uncharacterized protein LOC109608948 isoform X2, producing the protein MFVEQRKMVPPDGGWGWIVVIGVSVVNLCTRAIEPSFGLLFGELLYDLKVGTTGAAVIMSTLDALINFSGLFVGPLIRAFSYRKVALVGSFLCGLGLILTYPARSMAHILATYSIINGLGVGLTASSTFVALNHFFLKRRGQAVGFSLAGTAFGMMIMPQAIKFLLDEYGFRGAILVLGSFALNSLVGSSLMEPAERYYVPEVEDEEEVPTHVKEMETIKETDNEDADAHENETLIGSDPSMMRTMDELSKPPMGLGSRKSTFPRNFSTISFLGNRDSTRKRKVSSSSIMSSYSRLDFTGSSIQLHLDRDNEVHVSAHNLRRNMSYPGVQLSPEHKVLKEIQVGIKKLDVKTNKTVWQRVVEFMDFDLLKDPVYLNLVFGLSIAYVAEQNFKMVTPFFFQKINYSRTDIAFFLSVQALTDILARLILPPICDRLTISKRTLFMIGIFILGICRSVLAEQRDYTMIMIWLVICGFFRGAALINFTITISEYSSLEKLPAAFGLHMVGKGLFVVILGPILGIIRDTTDSYPICLHSQTFLLMLCVFVWGIEYIIRYMKAKETDSDTDTSTA; encoded by the exons ATGTTTGTGGAGCAAAGAAAAATGGTCCCACCAGACGGTGGATGGGGGTGGATTGTTGTCATCGGAGTCAGCGTTGTCAAC TTGTGTACGAGGGCAATTGAACCATCATTTGGACTACTCTTTGGAGAACTGCTCTATGATTTGAAGGTGGGTACGACGGGGGCCGCCGTCATAATGAGCACCCTGGACGCCCTCATCAATTTTTCGGGACTATTCGTCGGACCTCTAATTCGTGCCTTCTCTTACCGAAAAGTAGCTCTAGTCGGATCATTCCTCTGCGGCCTGGGCCTCATACTAACCTATCCGGCCCGCAGTATGGCCCACATCCTTGCCACATACAGTATTATTAATG GTTTAGGTGTAGGTTTGACTGCATCATCAACGTTCGTTGCattaaatcactttttccTGAAACGCAGAGGTCAAGCCGTAGGTTTTTCTCTTGCGGGAACCGCCTTCGGCATGATGATCATGCCTCAGGCCATAAAATTTCTTCTTGACGAGTATGGATTTAGGGGTGCTATTTTGGTGTTGGGCAGTTTCGCCCTCAATTCCCTTGTAGGATCGTCGTTGATGGAACCGGCTGAGAGATATTATGTTCCAGAGGTTGAAGATGAGGAGGAAGTACCAACGCATGTCaag GAAATGGAAACAATCAAAGAAACCGACAATGAAGACGCAGACGCACACGAGAACGAAACCCTAATCGGATCTGATCCGTCCATGATGAGAACAATGGATGAACTGTCCAAACCACCAATGGGACTGGGTTCAAGGAAATCCACATTCCCAaggaacttttctacaatcAGCTTTTTGGGAAACAGAGATTCCACCAGAAAGCGCAAAGTTTCCAGCTCTTCGATCATGTCGAGTTATTCTCGATTGGACTTCACAGGGTCAAGTATTCAATTACATTTAGAC AGAGACAATGAGGTACATGTTTCCGCACACAATCTACGTCGCAACATGAGTTACCCAGGAGTACAATTATCGCCGGAACACAAAGTCCTGAAAGAGATCCAGGTCGGCATCAAAAAACTAGACGTCAAAACCAACAAAACAGTATGGCAACGGGTCGTCGAGTTCATGGATTTCGACCTTCTGAAGGATCCCGTTTATCTGAATTTGGTTTTCGGACTGTCCATCGCATATGTGGCCGAGCAGAACTTCAAGATGGTGACACCATTCTTCTTTCAGAAGATCAACTATTCTAGGACGGATATTGCGTTCTTCTTGTCCGTGCAAGCGCTGACAGATATATTGGCAAGGCTGATACTCCCTCCTATCTGCGATAGGTTAACCATATCAAAGAGGACGTTGTTCATGAtcggaatttttattttgggtATCTGCAGATCAG TGCTAGCCGAGCAAAGGGACTATACAATGATTATGATCTGGTTGGTCATATGTGGATTCTTCAGAGGAGCTGCTCTTATCAACTTCACCATTACAATTTCAGAATATTCATCTTTGGAAAAATTACCAGCAGCCTTTGGCTTACACATGGTGGGAAAAGGTCTTTTTGTCGTCATCCTTGGACCCATACTTG GCATTATTCGAGACACCACAGATAGTTATCCGATATGTCTGCACTCCCAAACATTTTTACTCATGTTGTGCGTCTTCGTTTGGGGCATAGAGTACATAATTCGATACATGAAAGCGAAAGAAACGGATTCGGATACAGACACCAGTACGGcttga
- the LOC109608887 gene encoding monocarboxylate transporter 3 gives MNEKKEQFIQPDGGYGWVIVASIILINASLLTLVQNFGIIYQDEFQTMGITAAQKSFLLHLHSAILCVMGLFTSPLLKKYSFRSIALIGASLMCFGIFCSSFAKSYETLILCISVCIGFGQGILMPATYLATNTYFKDKLTIAVSISVTGAGLAPTFMPVVCVYLLKTVGRSYTVLVLFGIALISIPCCLLLKPIKHEMVEKMLPKVERKTDSVYNETTIKKEEESITKKLKGLFDVELLRQRDFMLIVVILSMSFAAELNVVHMIQFILPELAHFKDSDVATASISQSVADIAGRLFIPLLAHMLKVAPKVSYSLALILATCARTGIVVMRDSYFSVMLFCFCFGLSKGARAVFQSVIVPKFVAFEKLPVAIGINMLLMGIATLIIGPTLGLVHDLTHSYVYSLHVTSILCVICVLMWTIEWLFWTRNQKQEENIDENVQIS, from the exons ATGAATGAGAAAAAAGAACAGTTTATACAGCCTGATGGTGGTTATGGATGGGTTATTGTGGCTTCTATAATTCTCATAAAC GCATCACTTTTGACACTGGTACAAAACTTCGGCATAATCTACCAGGATGAATTTCAAACAATGGGAATCACTGCTGcacaaaaatcatttttgttgCATCTACACAGCGCGATCTTATGCGTTATGGGATTATTTACGAGCCCTTTGCTCAAAAAGTATTCCTTCAGGTCGATCGCTTTAATCGGTGCCAGTCTCATGTGTTTCGGCATTTTTTGTAGCAGCTTTGCCAAATCTTACGAGAcgctaattttatgtatatccGTCTGTATTG GTTTTGGCCAAGGAATTCTGATGCCAGCAACTTACTTAGCGACCAACACATATTTTAAGGACAAATTAACCATAGCAGTGAGCATATCAGTAACTGGTGCAGGTTTAGCACCCACTTTCATGCCAGTAGTTTGTGTATACCTTTTGAAAACGGTTGGAAGGTCGTACACAGTTTTGGTTTTGTTTGGAATTGCTCTTATTTCCATACCATGTTGTTTACTTTTGAAGCCAATCAAACATGAGATGGTGGAAAAAATGTTGCCGAAAGTCGAACGTAAAACT GATTCTGTTTATAATGAGACCACAATAAAGAAGGAAGAGGAAAGTATAACAAAAAAACTCAAGGGTTTATTCGACGTGGAATTGCTGCGACAAAGAGACTTTATGCTCATAGTGGTTATTTTGAGTATGTCTTTTGCAGCGGAGTTAAACGTAGTGCATATGATTCAGTTCATTTTGCCCGAACTTGCACACTTTAAAGATTCGGACGTGGCTACTGCATCCATCAGTCAATCAGTAGCTGACATAGCTGGTAGATTGTTTATTCCTTTATTAGCGCACATGTTGAAAGTGGCACCAAAAGTCAGTTACTCCTTGGCCCTGATACTTGCCACATGCGCTAGAACTG GGATTGTTGTTATGCGTGATTCCTATTTTTCTGTGATGTTATTTTGCTTCTGTTTCGGACTGTCAAAAGGAGCGAGAGCAGTTTTCCAATCGGTAATAGTACCGAAGTTTGTGGCTTTTGAAAAACTGCCGGTTGCTATAGGCATTAATATGCTACTAATGGGTATTGCTACCCTGATTATTGGACCTACATTAg GTTTGGTACATGACTTAACACATTCCTATGTATATTCACTTCACGTCACATCGATTTTGTGTGTAATCTGTGTACTAATGTGGACTATTGAATGGTTATTTTGGACTAGAAATCAAAAACAAGAGGAGAATATAGacgaaaatgttcaaatttcaTGA
- the LOC109608948 gene encoding uncharacterized protein LOC109608948 isoform X1, with the protein MFVEQRKMVPPDGGWGWIVVIGVSVVNLCTRAIEPSFGLLFGELLYDLKVGTTGAAVIMSTLDALINFSGLFVGPLIRAFSYRKVALVGSFLCGLGLILTYPARSMAHILATYSIINGLGVGLTASSTFVALNHFFLKRRGQAVGFSLAGTAFGMMIMPQAIKFLLDEYGFRGAILVLGSFALNSLVGSSLMEPAERYYVPEVEDEEEVPTHVKNRIYFFFASNEEMETIKETDNEDADAHENETLIGSDPSMMRTMDELSKPPMGLGSRKSTFPRNFSTISFLGNRDSTRKRKVSSSSIMSSYSRLDFTGSSIQLHLDRDNEVHVSAHNLRRNMSYPGVQLSPEHKVLKEIQVGIKKLDVKTNKTVWQRVVEFMDFDLLKDPVYLNLVFGLSIAYVAEQNFKMVTPFFFQKINYSRTDIAFFLSVQALTDILARLILPPICDRLTISKRTLFMIGIFILGICRSVLAEQRDYTMIMIWLVICGFFRGAALINFTITISEYSSLEKLPAAFGLHMVGKGLFVVILGPILGIIRDTTDSYPICLHSQTFLLMLCVFVWGIEYIIRYMKAKETDSDTDTSTA; encoded by the exons ATGTTTGTGGAGCAAAGAAAAATGGTCCCACCAGACGGTGGATGGGGGTGGATTGTTGTCATCGGAGTCAGCGTTGTCAAC TTGTGTACGAGGGCAATTGAACCATCATTTGGACTACTCTTTGGAGAACTGCTCTATGATTTGAAGGTGGGTACGACGGGGGCCGCCGTCATAATGAGCACCCTGGACGCCCTCATCAATTTTTCGGGACTATTCGTCGGACCTCTAATTCGTGCCTTCTCTTACCGAAAAGTAGCTCTAGTCGGATCATTCCTCTGCGGCCTGGGCCTCATACTAACCTATCCGGCCCGCAGTATGGCCCACATCCTTGCCACATACAGTATTATTAATG GTTTAGGTGTAGGTTTGACTGCATCATCAACGTTCGTTGCattaaatcactttttccTGAAACGCAGAGGTCAAGCCGTAGGTTTTTCTCTTGCGGGAACCGCCTTCGGCATGATGATCATGCCTCAGGCCATAAAATTTCTTCTTGACGAGTATGGATTTAGGGGTGCTATTTTGGTGTTGGGCAGTTTCGCCCTCAATTCCCTTGTAGGATCGTCGTTGATGGAACCGGCTGAGAGATATTATGTTCCAGAGGTTGAAGATGAGGAGGAAGTACCAACGCATGTCaag AATAGAATATACTTCTTCTTTGCGTCCAACGAG GAAATGGAAACAATCAAAGAAACCGACAATGAAGACGCAGACGCACACGAGAACGAAACCCTAATCGGATCTGATCCGTCCATGATGAGAACAATGGATGAACTGTCCAAACCACCAATGGGACTGGGTTCAAGGAAATCCACATTCCCAaggaacttttctacaatcAGCTTTTTGGGAAACAGAGATTCCACCAGAAAGCGCAAAGTTTCCAGCTCTTCGATCATGTCGAGTTATTCTCGATTGGACTTCACAGGGTCAAGTATTCAATTACATTTAGAC AGAGACAATGAGGTACATGTTTCCGCACACAATCTACGTCGCAACATGAGTTACCCAGGAGTACAATTATCGCCGGAACACAAAGTCCTGAAAGAGATCCAGGTCGGCATCAAAAAACTAGACGTCAAAACCAACAAAACAGTATGGCAACGGGTCGTCGAGTTCATGGATTTCGACCTTCTGAAGGATCCCGTTTATCTGAATTTGGTTTTCGGACTGTCCATCGCATATGTGGCCGAGCAGAACTTCAAGATGGTGACACCATTCTTCTTTCAGAAGATCAACTATTCTAGGACGGATATTGCGTTCTTCTTGTCCGTGCAAGCGCTGACAGATATATTGGCAAGGCTGATACTCCCTCCTATCTGCGATAGGTTAACCATATCAAAGAGGACGTTGTTCATGAtcggaatttttattttgggtATCTGCAGATCAG TGCTAGCCGAGCAAAGGGACTATACAATGATTATGATCTGGTTGGTCATATGTGGATTCTTCAGAGGAGCTGCTCTTATCAACTTCACCATTACAATTTCAGAATATTCATCTTTGGAAAAATTACCAGCAGCCTTTGGCTTACACATGGTGGGAAAAGGTCTTTTTGTCGTCATCCTTGGACCCATACTTG GCATTATTCGAGACACCACAGATAGTTATCCGATATGTCTGCACTCCCAAACATTTTTACTCATGTTGTGCGTCTTCGTTTGGGGCATAGAGTACATAATTCGATACATGAAAGCGAAAGAAACGGATTCGGATACAGACACCAGTACGGcttga
- the LOC109608949 gene encoding uncharacterized protein LOC109608949 gives MSTKSVPVAMKNEDANKPLKYKLVAPEGGWGYIVAPATAVIVNVTAQPMCAFGLVYGNFLKTIGDETTGTTLANGVFNTVFSFTGLLSNYLLMKYSYRTVALIGAAVFAIGSFSTIFVVNLYQLVISFGVIQGVGFGLLLPASYSAVNAFFQKKINLIMGVCQALMAAMSIVSPALCGLCMEYFGFRGTVALLAVLSLNAFPGALSLFPVKSYLKKEQIFDDENVDNNQRSKSVSLGEEVLKSQVTPLMVEEGTGDVRKRNLQRFYRTDPRPSISSLGEGYLSISTTNVANLYGSKKSLPKEEPKTKMFDLSLFMDPVFMNISIGMSLAFTSDMVFISIMPILFKDMGFTTFDTAKFMAIYFITDFLNRLLFSFLSTSIKVRNRYLLFTGVTLTAAIRCGLFVSHNYTWILCTCGALGFFRCLIQTPLPLVFTEEYPTNFSTAFSLFMVVCGVISLVFGPLMSFVKQQTGTNDMGVHVLTLALVICSVSWTVELLGSKLKSKTVKNDSK, from the exons ATGTCGACTAAAAGTGTACCAGTTGCAATGAAAAATGAAGATGCAAATAAACCCTTGAAATATAAACTTGTAGCCCCAGAAGGAGGATGGGGTTATATCGTTGCTCCCGCGACAGCAGTCATcgtg aaCGTAACTGCACAACCAATGTGTGCCTTTGGTTTAGTTTACGGAAACTTCCTGAAGACAATTGGAGATGAGACTACAGGGACAACTCTAGCTAATGGCGTTTTTAATACGGTCTTTTCGTTCACTG gGTTGCTatcaaactatttattaatgaaatactcCTACAGAACAGTTGCTCTAATTGGTGCCGCGGTTTTTGCAATCGGATCATTTTCTACAATATTTGTCGTCAATTTATATCAACTGGTAATTTCTTTTGGTGTCATACAAG GAGTTGGATTTGGATTGCTTCTTCCTGCAAGTTATTCCGCTGTTAATGCCTTCTTTCAAAAGAAAATCAACTTAATAATGGGCGTCTGCCAAGCCCTGATGGCGGCTATGAGTATTGTATCACCAGCACTTTGTGGTCTTTGCATGGAATACTTCGGCTTCAGGGGAACTGTAGCGTTATTGGCTGTTTTAAGTCTGAATGCTTTTCCCGGAGCTCTCAGCCTTTTTCctgtaaaaagttatttaaaaaaggaacAAATATTCGATGATGAAAACG TGGATAACAATCAAAGATCCAAGTCTGTTTCCCTCGGTGAGGAAGTATTGAAGAGTCAGGTCACACCATTGATGGTGGAAGAAGGTACAGGTGATGTCAGGAAAAGGAACCTACAAAGGTTTTATAGAACTGACCCCAGACCTTCAATTTCTAGTCTGGGTGAAGGTTATCTATCAATTTCCACGACAAATGTAGCAAATCTGTATGGATCTAAGAAATCTTTGCCCAAGGa ggaACCTAAAACCAAAATGTTCGACTTGTCTTTGTTTATGGACCCAGTTTTCATGAACATCTCCATTGGCATGTCTTTGGCATTCACTTCCGATATGGTCTTCATTTCAATCATgccaattttgtttaaagatATGGGATTCACCACTTTTGATACTGCCAAATTTATGgctatttatttcataacagACTTCttaaatagattattattCTCGTTTTTGTCTACGTCAATTAAAGTCAGGAATAGGTATTTGCTTTTTACTGGCGTTACTCTAACGGCAGCAATCAGGTGtg GTTTGTTTGTAAGTCACAATTACACATGGATCTTGTGCACTTGCGGCGCTTTGGGTTTCTTTAGATGTCTGATCCAGACTCCTTTGCCGTTGGTTTTTACAGAAGAATATCCCACTAACTTTTCAACAGCATTCTCCTTGTTCATGGTCGTATGTGGTGTCATAAGTTTGGTCTTTGGGCCACTCATGA gttttgTAAAGCAACAAACAGGAACTAATGATATGGGAGTTCATGTTTTAACTTTGGCATTGGTTATTTGTTCAGTTTCTTGGACAGTGGAGCTGTTAGGTTCCAAATTAAAATCGAAAACCGTAAAAAACGAcagtaaataa